In the genome of Yarrowia lipolytica chromosome 1B, complete sequence, the window GAGCGGGGCAACTTTTGTTAAAGGTAATACCCCTCAGATTAAGAGCTAGACGATTAAGACAGAGATAGCAGAGAATTGTATCAGTGGGAGGCAGTGAACAAAATCTCAGCTGGTTTGAAACAGCGAAATATTGTTTTTCGAAGGAGATTTTCCTATATATCGCCAAAACCTTATATCCGGATGGAGTTACTTGTATCCGCCATTTAGCCGGAGTGGCAAGGCGGTGGGGCGCTCAAAAGTAGGTAGTATTGAAACCAAAGTCGATCGAGTATGCAGATAGAGTATCGAGATTGCCTTCAGTATGTCTTATTTTCCTAGGCAATTGTCAATGGGCACAATAGAACGTCTGACGCGAATGCGACATGACGTATATAAATGAGGTTATACGAGCAGCCACAAGAAAGATCGCTTATATGTACTATAGTGCAACACTGATGGCAGGGTCATCAGGTGGAGGGTGGGTTTGGCAAAATATATTGATTGAGGTAAgatggtcacgtgagtgtGGTTTACAGATGTGTAGGTGCGAATGAGAGATGGGCCTGACTGGTTGTATACTGACAAGATACACATATATGTTCAATTACTGTATGGTGCGCAACGATATGTCAATACACAAGTTTCACTGACACTGGCAAGTCCGCAGATGACGAGACTGGTATGGCTgtcgtactgtagtcatAGATGGCCACCTGTtaagtatgtacagtggCCAATTGCTGAGTTAAAGGACTGTAGCCACCTTGTTCTACTTGAAGTAAAGGACAGTATGATACTTGCAGAGTAGTCATGACCTCTAAAAACAATTCACTGTGGAAATACCTAATCACGCGTAGCTTCCACTTGTATGACAGTTGTCATCATTGTCCATTGTCCAATGTGTTAATTTCGGTGTTACCAAGTTTTGTATAGACTGAAATGTAAGCGATGGCTACACTGGGATACTCTCTCAAGCTTCGACACCTTCACTGTCTCGAAGCAAGTCATGCTCAGATTAAGGCAGCTGACAGTCTCCAACCAGCAGTCTATTAAGCTAGCTCCACTGCCTCATCAACTTTTACTCCATTCAATTGGCTTAGTTAATCTGATCCTTCAACTtctctctccactctcCCACACCCTTATCAATGTATGCTCCGACTTCTTCGCTTCCCTCATATTGCAGCTTTGTAGCGTCCATCATCTCCGTACCCCATCTTCCTGTTCTCGAGCCCAAACGATACTCTCGCTTAAGAGCTGAAGGGTCCTCGCTCAAGGTCACCCACACAGGCACGTTGGCTCCCTTATAAGGGTCAATGTTCATGGTGGTCAGTCCAATGAGCCGGGCAAAGTAGAACATGAGATACATGCCGAAGGCAGAGAAGATGTTGAGGTACTcggaggccgaggaggaggtgaagatACCGGGGTCGGTcaggtacgagtagatACCATGCTCCTCTTCCAGTTTCGGCGAGTAGTAGTTGTGGGCCACGTCAATAAGACGCTTCGAGCCCTTGTATGGCTCCTTGTTGTGAATCAGCTCAATGtcttccagatccacgTACTTTTCAGAAGACGTGATGGAACTGATCCAGATGACCTTTCCGccgttcttgagctgctcggTGAGCTCCAGCACCATGTACCATGGTCCAAACACGTTGGATTGGTACGCAGAGCCCATACCGTCGTCGGACTTGACTCCCACAGCCTGGATCATGCAACTGGGATTCTCGATTTCGCTCTTGAATTGCGTGGTGAATCGCCACATGGCCAGAGGCCAGTTGATTCCAATGTAGTTGGCTGCGTTGGAGTTGAAGATGAGAGTGTCGATTCGAGAGAACCgcagcttgagctccacCAGAGCGCCGTTGATAGACGTCATGTCTGCCAGATCAAACAGAAGGTAGTCAAAGTCGACCTCGGGACCGACCTCCTTGGCTACGGCATGTGCCTTGAGGGTCTTGATGGCGACACGGACGTTTCGAAGGGTTCGCGAAGTGACCACAATAGTGAGATGGgcgtcttcttttttctcgtcGATCAGACGCTTACCAATAGCAATGCCAAGGTTGGATGACGCGCCTGTGATCACAACCGTCTGCGTTTTTCTGTTGTGGATCATGGCTTGTAAGTTACGTCGTGTTGTGCACAGGAAAGTCGGTTGATATCGTCAGTCTTGACAATGCATGCAGGGGATCTATGGGAATACATTGGAGAGTGATTACTGAACAAGAACCGGTCAGAATTTAATGCTGAAAACGTATTTTTCACCAAAATCTCGTTATGattacaactacaagaaAATATATCTGTCAACTAGGGCTCAACACCCCGAATATCGCCCTGTTGACGATCGCTTACATCTGCAGACATCTGGTTAGAGTTACACTATAGTGTACGATGCATACGAACAATGCGACCAGTGCGAGTGATAATAGATGAAGCCGGGAGTTGAAGATTACAGTATGTAAAGAATTGAAGTCATAAGTTGTTGGTATGAATGAGGAGCACCTTGTTAATATATAATCGCCCATATTGGACTAAGGAGTGTGATGAAGCTTCACCAAgagagaaggacgagaGTATTCTACTTGACTAAGGCAAACTGCAAGCCCTACCGctgatatatatatgtagctataaaaacaaaaacaaaaacaaaactTAACACTCTATAGATATCAACAGCCATTGTATCAGTTTCTGGATATCACAAATATATCTCACGAAGGCATGTCTACACATGTTTAACTCAACTTGCTGGTTTCAATCATCTTTTCTTATATGCTTAGGGCTCTGCAGTCCGTGTCTACAAAGGAATACCATCATACTCGCCGTAACCCATGGCCAGGTTAATGTTCTGCAGACACTGGGTGGCGGCTCCCTTGAGCAGGTTGTCAATGTTGCCGACAACAACCACTCGGTCCTCCTTAGAAGAAACGCCAAAGCCTCCGATAGAGACGTGGTGCTTCTCAGAAATGTGTCGCACCTCGGGGGCCTCACCGGTCACCTGAACCAGCTTCTCGCCGGCGTATCGATCCTGGTAAATGTTTCGAATATCTCGAGAGGTCAGAGGCTTAGCCAGGGGGATGGAAACAGTGAGGGAGATGCCTTGGAACCATGAGGCAACGTGGGGGACAAAGGCAACGGGAGTGCCGAGCTGCGAAGACACCTCTCGTTCATGAATGTGGTCAGTCAGAGAGTAGGGGATCAGGTTATCTCGCAGGTTGTCAATGTCGTttcgaggagaaggcttGGTGCCGGCTCCAGAGTAGCCAGAAACACCAAAGATGGTGGGCTGGCCACCAAGGTAAGGTAGAAGAGGAGCGATGGCCAGCTGGGAACCAGTAGCGTAGCATCCGGGGTTAgagatcttcttggcgttgaCAATGGCCTGTCGATCAACCAGCTCAGGCAGACCGTAGGTCCAATCACCGGTAGTGTCAAATCGGTAATCAGCAGACAGGTCGATCATGATAGACTTGTTTCGGACTCCCTCAATGGCGTCGACAAAAGGCTTGCAGACTCCGTTGGGCAGAGCCATGACCCAGACGTCAACTGcacccttctcctccagacgAACGATATCCTCAACCTGCAGGTTGCAGTACTTCATCTGGGCCTTCTTGTAACCCTCGAGGGGCTTACCGTCGAGCTCTCGAGAAGAAATGTGAGACAGCTCGAGATGAGGGTGGTTGTCGATCAGATCAATGAGGGCCTTGCCGGTGTATCCTCGAGCACCAATCAGAGCAACCTTGGCTGGCTTGGTGTTGGTGCCCTTCTCAATAggggggttggggttggtggtgaagtgTCGGGTCTTAGGGGTCAGAGACGAATGGATAGTGGGTCGGAAGTATCGACCGACACCGGGGGCACCTGTCTTTCGACCGTTACCAAGGCCGGTGCCGGTGTGCATGGATCGCACACCAGTGAAggcctcggccttggcgtTAGCAACAAACGAGGCAATGAGCTTGGACACCTCGTCGGCCTCAAATCCGTACCAGAACAGGACCTGGCCGTTCTTGGCAAATGATCCGTCGGCCTTGTCAAAATGCCACGAGGTGTtttcgtcctcctcggggaCAGTCCACCACATCTTGTTGtggtccttcttgatggcggTCCACACATTATCGGTGACCGAGTTGAGCCAGCCGTTCTTGGAGGCCAGGAGCTTATCGAGATAAGCTCCGTGGGGGGACTCTCGGACAATGGCAAGCACCTCCAAAGGCTCATCTCCGTAGGCCTTGAAGGGAGATGTCTCAAGCTCTCGCAAGTAAGAAGCAACAGAGACCTTGTTGGAAGCAATATCCTTGTCTCGAGACAGAGCGGCTCGAAGGGCATCAGTCGAGGCAAACTGGTTAAGGTTGTCTCGGGTGACAAGCTTATAACCTCGTCGGATCAGGGTTCCGGCTCCAGAGTCGGTGaagagctccttctgcagaGACTCGACGGAAATGATAGCGACGGAGGAAGATCGGGGAAGGaagtccagcagctccttgatttccttgatcttgagcttggtgCCGTACTTGACCCAGGGCTCCTTGAGAAGgtcctcgtactcctcgTCAaggttgatgatggagatcTTCTCGCCGGTAGTACCGTTGTGGAGACCGCCCTTCTCGTTGAGGTAGACAATCTTGAGAGGCTCAATCACTCGGGAGAGCTCGCCGGCAGCAACGTCAGCGTTGACGTTGAGAATCTGGCCGTCAGCAGTCTCGGCAAGAGAAGTGAGAATGGGAAGAGCTCCGGCCTTGATAGAAGACTCAATGGGGGTCTTGTCGACTCGGGTGATCTTTCCAACCAGCTGCCACTTATCCTTATCGAGGTATTCGGCCTGGAAGACGCCTCCGGTGATGGGACGGGCCTTCACTCCCATGgactccagagcctccaccagcttgagGTTCTGCTCCAGGAAACATCGTCGGACCACAGACATAGTCTTGGGGTCTGTGATTCGAATGCCATCAATGTAATCAGGCTCCACGccctcctgctccagaatctcgttGATCTGGGGGCCGGTTCCGTGCAGCACAATGGGGTAGAGACCCACATGGTAGAGGAAGGCCAGACAAGAAGccagctcctggagctgctgagtAATGATAGCGCCGCCAACCTTGATGACGgcaaactgctgctggttgacGGAGGTGAAGTACTTGAGGTACTGCTCCACCTCCCGCTTGCTACcaatgttgttgagcagctggaccACGGTGGATCGGGTGGAGATGGGTCGAATGGactgtttgagagcaacaaACTTGGTCGCGGGTGCGGCAATCTGAGGGGCGGCCACAGAGGCACACACCCGAGGGACCACTCGGGCCATTCCACGAGTAGCTCGAATCATTGCGTTGATGTGGGTAGTGCAGTGTAGTGGGGTGGATTTATGTCGTTGTAGATGACGGAGTCAAACTTTTCAGGGTTAGGGCGTGACTATCGcagttgttgttgacgtGGATGTGTATATTTTCTGGCAGATTGGAGTATAGTGGGAATAAGGGCGGATGGGGCATTTGATTGAAATGTCCACAGTCTTTATATCTGCTCTGTGGGACTCCCTAGGTGCTGTCTATATATCCTGACTCACACAACCTCAGAAAGCTAAGTTTGCTTTGAAGTTTAACACACCGTGACTGTTCCGAAGTGGAGATAAGGAACGGTGATGGTATCATAGCTATGTAAGGGGAGAAAATTCTTTTACAGGAAGGAGGGAAAATGCACAATAGTTGTCATTACGTGATTTAAGGGACGCTGGGTCTTTGCAAGGTCTTATAAATATCTATCCCCCTCACCTAatggtgttttttctttctaCACTATCGTACATACCCCAGTGTGCCGCACTTCCCTTTAGCTACAGCACCTACTGCATACGGAGAGAGAATGTCATTCGTTGCGTCTGTGTATTTTGACCGTCGAAATACCTTGTGGTTCATTCCACCCCGTCGCTCGAAACTCAAGATCATTTCTTACATCCACCTGGCGTGTTCAGGTCGCTCATGGCCCGTCGTCTTTCATTTCGAACATGCTATCTTCATATCTCCCAATCCCCAAATCAGCCAATACAAATTGTGGAGAGGCAAAGGTTAAAATGCGGACGAATGGGAATTGAAGGAGTGTAACATGACGTGTAAGATTGTTAGGGGGGAGGTGAGTTTTTTAAAAGATTGGTACAACCATATCAGTCTCGTAGTATCATATCGTAACTTCTTCAAATTATCTGCCCCCAGTTATTCGCTTTTCTGTAACTCCCTCGTTTTTCTTGATCACACCAATGCACTCCGAGCTTAATGGAATCTGGAGTACGATACAGGAAAAACGACCGAAAACTGGCGCAAAATGAATGTCTCTTGAGATTCGAACTGGGAGAAAGAGATGATCATTTTACTTGATGTCAGTTGAAGATCAGCCTTATTGATTAAGTAGAGTAGAATTACACCTGCTTAACTAAGTAATATATAAGTAGAGGTATTAAGTGAACACTTCACGGAATACAATAGATGTAATAATGTTTCAGATGTCCTCATGATATAGAtgcctacaagtatcagTGCAAGTATCAGTGCGTGTATTTCTAAATGAATATGGACCAAAGATAATGCGTGTGATGCGGTCTTGTTTTTACACCCATCTCTTTGATTTATAGAGTCTGAAGAGAAGCACCGATATCTGTTGCAGCCGCCAACATGGATCATACAGTAGTAGTCGCTACAGAACTCGcgtactcgtatgtactgttgcAACTATCGATTCGGAGAAGTTCTACTCACATGATCCGCcttcaattttttttatctgACCTTCAGCTGTTTTACAGCATGTCATTAAACCCTTCTTTccatgtacatactatagCATCATGTCTATTCTCCCCAAGCTCAGACATGGTGTTACCAGTGTTATAATTAGGACGCTGTTGCATATTCCACCGGCTTCTCAGATCACGCTCAGGGTGGAAGTAACATCCAGACTTTAAGCAGAGCTCCAAATAACGTGATATAAGCTTGGTCATGGGATTGAaacgtacaagtagcaatcgaatgtactgtagttggttCATGCTGCCTGGAGTAGAAGTAAATGGCCTGACGAAATGCTGCGGTAGTTCCTAGCTCGGTCGGTCTGTTTCCCTAGCTGGTGCTAGGTACTGGTATGCTGTAACTTGCAGTACAAGCTgatatacttgtagtgccCACACGCTATCTCCGACCCGATCGGACTTTAGCCGGGGATAATGTACAAGCCACTTTGGCTTTCGAGGAGCGATCAGACAtgcttgtacatgtacttgtacttgtactggtatgTGGGTATACTTGCCGAGGTTCCCTGGATGGATATCGTGAGAAGCCGAGATCAAGTATAGGAGGGCCCAGATGAAAGATCACTCTTGGTGTACACAACATCGAAGATCACGTCGTCTGTCACGATAACAGTTAAACGTATTGACACCCGTGCTCCACCTCCCTCAAGTATTTACCGGTAGGTAGACCTCCATCTCACATACTCCCGCACGCTTATACCTTGATAAGTGTCCGCTCATAAACTCATATGAGCCCGTCTCTGCCATGGCACGTGCGTGGTGTATCAGCATGGGAGATCCGTCTCCCAAATACGAGCTTGGCGGTCTTGTCTTTCTCTTGGCGCTCCCAAAACAGCAACCGCCGTTGGTTTGCTCAGCTCACCCTCTCATCTGAAGAACCATGCTCGTTCATCTGACGCCCTCCGGCATTCCAAAAGAGAGCCAAAACGGTAATCTCTTTCAGCCTTGAACCTGAACTTTGGGGTTGGAAGCAATACCCTCGATAAGTCGATAAGCGGAGGTCAAAATGACTATACAAAAGCAGATTCGTAATCTATACCGTCTGCAAAGCAAAATGGTACCATTTAAATTGCTAGTATGATTACTCAATGTCGCAGTAGAGACCATATCCCCATATCCCCATTTGTATGGGATGCAGGCCCagaggcaaaaaaaaaacagatgCCGTACAAATCGCGCCAAATCCGAAAAAGTGAGTTACCCAAATAAACAAAAGgaaagaggaaaaaagCACGctgttcacgtgatggaGTAGATATATGTATCTTCCCCGCGTTGTGTGGCCCCTCAAACTTCAATCTCAGCATCCAGGTCTACATTTTGGACCCCCGCCATTTTACGCTACATTACACGACTTTTCTCACAGCTGCAACAGGCAAGTTTAACCGAGATACGCACTATTGAAGTATACAACCGGTAGGCTGCCATCCAAGCTGTTATTGACAACACCACCCCCTGTTAACACACTCATGATCTTCCCGATATCGGAGATTCCCGACAAGGTGACGCACAGTATTCTGGAGGGCGTGAGCGCGCTGCAAAACATGTCGCATACGGCGTTCTGGTCAACCGTTCTGGGCTTTTTGGTCGTGGCTCGAATCGCAGTGATTCTGGCAACGCCGAAAAGACGTGTTTTGGAcatcaagggcaagaaggtggTCATCAGTGGAGGCTCTCAGGGAGCCGGAGCGGCTCTGGCTGAGCTGTGTTATACAAAGGGAGCCAATGTGGTTATTGTGTCTCGAACAGTGTCCAAGCTGGAGGCTCAGGTCCAGAAGATTGTCACCAAGCATGAGCCCGTATTTGAGGGGCAGACGATCCGGTACATTTCCGCGGAcctgaccaaggaggaagaggccaTTCGGGTTTTTTCGGAAGAAACCATGCCTGCGCCTCCAGACGTCATTTTCTCGtgtgctggagctgccgAAACGGGCTTCATTCTCGACTTCAAGGCCTCACAACTGGCCAGAGCCTTTTCCACAAACTACTTATCTGCGCTCTTCTTTGTGCATGCTGGAACCACCCGAATGGCGAAGGAGCCCATCAGTCCGAAGAACCCTCGGTACGTCGCCATTTTCTCGTCGGTGCTCGCATTCTACCCCCTGCTGGGCTACGGACAGTACTGCGcctccaaggctgctgtTCGGTCGCTGATCGACTCGCTGCGAGTGGAGGCTCTACCGTTCAACATCCGTGTGGTCGGAGTATTCCCAGGCAACTTCCAGTCGGAGGGattcgaggaggagaacaaATCCAAACCCGAAATTACCCGACAGATCGAGGGACCTTCGCAGGCCATATCAGCTGAAGAATGTGCGAAAATTGTGTTTGCACAGATGGAAAAAGGTGGCCAGATGATCACCACCGACCTCATTGGCTGGATTCTGCAGTCCATTGCTCTCTCCTCGTCGCCTCGAAGTTTCTCACTGCTCCAGATTCCCCTGGCCATCTTCATGTGCATCTTTTCGCCTGTATGGAATGCCTTCGTCAACAGAGATGTGCGAAAATACTTCCACGCCAACACCGAGTATGTGACCCGGCACCAGCGAGGAGGCGTCGGCAGCGAGAACCCTACTCCCCAGTGAGCGGTATCCAGCCGTTGCTCTTTCTAAAATAAGTATTTCCTCATGAAATAAGTCTTCCCCACGTGGAATAGATATTTCCCCATGAAATAAGTAAGTCATTATCCCCAGTGTGTATCAAGAACAACACTCATTCGGTGTGGATAGTTCTCTCAAACACATAATACAACCCATCTAACAAGTTCCAGCAGGCTGAAGACTCGCGCATTCATAGCTAATCAAAGAAATGGAGGCGGTACGGATGAAGTTGAAATGGGAAAATAGTCAGAGATTCTATAGAGGTCTAATGCACGCTTCAAAATAGAAGGTGGA includes:
- a CDS encoding uncharacterized protein (Compare to YALI0B17644g, similar to Saccharomyces cerevisiae ERG27 (YLR100W); ancestral locus Anc_8.289, similar to uniprot|Q12452 Saccharomyces cerevisiae ORF YLR100W ERG27 3-keto sterol reductase singleton), which codes for MIHNRKTQTVVITGASSNLGIAIGKRLIDEKKEDAHLTIVVTSRTLRNVRVAIKTLKAHAVAKEVGPEVDFDYLLFDLADMTSINGALVELKLRFSRIDTLIFNSNAANYIGINWPLAMWRFTTQFKSEIENPSCMIQAVGVKSDDGMGSAYQSNVFGPWYMVLELTEQLKNGGKVIWISSITSSEKYVDLEDIELIHNKEPYKGSKRLIDVAHNYYSPKLEEEHGIYSYLTDPGIFTSSSASEYLNIFSAFGMYLMFYFARLIGLTTMNIDPYKGANVPVWVTLSEDPSALKREYRLGSRTGRWGTEMMDATKLQYEGSEEVGAYIDKGVGEWREKLKDQIN
- a CDS encoding uncharacterized protein (Compare to YALI0B17666g, similar to uniprot|Q01217 Saccharomyces cerevisiae YER069w ARG5_6 acetylglutamate kinase and acetylglutamyl- phosphate reductase, similar to Saccharomyces cerevisiae ARG5,6 (YER069W); ancestral locus Anc_7.251), translating into MIRATRGMARVVPRVCASVAAPQIAAPATKFVALKQSIRPISTRSTVVQLLNNIGSKREVEQYLKYFTSVNQQQFAVIKVGGAIITQQLQELASCLAFLYHVGLYPIVLHGTGPQINEILEQEGVEPDYIDGIRITDPKTMSVVRRCFLEQNLKLVEALESMGVKARPITGGVFQAEYLDKDKWQLVGKITRVDKTPIESSIKAGALPILTSLAETADGQILNVNADVAAGELSRVIEPLKIVYLNEKGGLHNGTTGEKISIINLDEEYEDLLKEPWVKYGTKLKIKEIKELLDFLPRSSSVAIISVESLQKELFTDSGAGTLIRRGYKLVTRDNLNQFASTDALRAALSRDKDIASNKVSVASYLRELETSPFKAYGDEPLEVLAIVRESPHGAYLDKLLASKNGWLNSVTDNVWTAIKKDHNKMWWTVPEEDENTSWHFDKADGSFAKNGQVLFWYGFEADEVSKLIASFVANAKAEAFTGVRSMHTGTGLGNGRKTGAPGVGRYFRPTIHSSLTPKTRHFTTNPNPPIEKGTNTKPAKVALIGARGYTGKALIDLIDNHPHLELSHISSRELDGKPLEGYKKAQMKYCNLQVEDIVRLEEKGAVDVWVMALPNGVCKPFVDAIEGVRNKSIMIDLSADYRFDTTGDWTYGLPELVDRQAIVNAKKISNPGCYATGSQLAIAPLLPYLGGQPTIFGVSGYSGAGTKPSPRNDIDNLRDNLIPYSLTDHIHEREVSSQLGTPVAFVPHVASWFQGISLTVSIPLAKPLTSRDIRNIYQDRYAGEKLVQVTGEAPEVRHISEKHHVSIGGFGVSSKEDRVVVVGNIDNLLKGAATQCLQNINLAMGYGEYDGIPL
- a CDS encoding uncharacterized protein (Compare to YALI0B17688g, similar to Saccharomyces cerevisiae TSC10 (YBR265W); ancestral locus Anc_1.315, weakly similar to uniprot|Q9Y7P2 Schizosaccharomyces pombe Putative short-chain dehydrogenase and uniprot|P38342 Saccharomyces cerevisiae YBR265w TSC10 3-ketosphinganine reductase singleton); the protein is MIFPISEIPDKVTHSILEGVSALQNMSHTAFWSTVLGFLVVARIAVILATPKRRVLDIKGKKVVISGGSQGAGAALAELCYTKGANVVIVSRTVSKLEAQVQKIVTKHEPVFEGQTIRYISADLTKEEEAIRVFSEETMPAPPDVIFSCAGAAETGFILDFKASQLARAFSTNYLSALFFVHAGTTRMAKEPISPKNPRYVAIFSSVLAFYPLLGYGQYCASKAAVRSLIDSLRVEALPFNIRVVGVFPGNFQSEGFEEENKSKPEITRQIEGPSQAISAEECAKIVFAQMEKGGQMITTDLIGWILQSIALSSSPRSFSLLQIPLAIFMCIFSPVWNAFVNRDVRKYFHANTEYVTRHQRGGVGSENPTPQ